A stretch of Fusarium poae strain DAOMC 252244 chromosome 2, whole genome shotgun sequence DNA encodes these proteins:
- a CDS encoding hypothetical protein (BUSCO:9171at5125): MAPGSSTGAQSGTDSRKRKADTPAANGRGDNFAQRRQMVYAARSIPALPADTALKDGELDLQAFVAAHEFEIRALEQSMATSKAIGSSRAFQKVPRGLRRRTASHNPKRVPRRLRKRAVKEMKDDNTPVVEARRRKPRTTRARIRAETARKLGILAMRKRKASLVKAKRDGDIDMEKSLAVVGRAPRPKIRRNELNEPPKPKAKFYKRQMNKTWLPTHSWHAKRARMTNPLEPLWRFAIPLTPNEKIHRPTHRAQGDRGAVIWETSYMSTIGLFGNRAGIERVLKRIGVVQDSCWNNKGAKWRLGSRTWTGVLSRAMNGGQPNHDDRQVIGPCTILWNPELSTAEPNQEPKKQQRQVFLRIHPSAFLELFNELLSLTRQETPRLYIEDLRFEIGSIDLSGPGSTESLLAVLHPYIQKDETENKHAEMFKGLAGLTNAATLPVGTVLSLSVQDPRFHYPPKRIEVPEDNDAQLRLLEKIAAWPAEEGLKPYAIFDRDVRHRASLLPSQKQVDRRKRKKMPGTPLKPIQTDPPIPITLLTSRTGTGTQTQGTWTLLAPWKCIQHIWYCLVHYPLSSGGNPRFAGLDEIRQVAFERGQPWFPGDFPGTKAGADWELEERRKRKAAWERRPKSKRTVWESLDLGGGRKGEVGDGFASDFEMLFGPAGAPKSEESHGQDAMDVDNDESAESTQALEQQKEPRMYQLRQISKDAFSQAVRSPTPPSVPTNALLGVRISLVSRGTVTPCARIYRLPSRPVPAPQSSETEVPATIPPESLSSSSLPHDLRSQWLSQAPSSTTSKGKPSRTSGPHDLESLKRQLAAELLARPSPLPSLAANKSDMNGHPLVPNAEDLIGFVTTGSFSLSEGHGMAIGSVAVQNVLEDVKKDAREGRYCIVRNAGESIGWLAKWEVV, from the coding sequence ATGGCTCCGGGATCATCTACCGGAGCCCAATCTGGGACAGATAGCAGAAAGCGAAAGGCCGACACTCCAGCGGCAAATGGTCGCGGCGACAACTTTGCGCAGAGGCGCCAAATGGTCTACGCAGCACGCAGTATTCCTGCACTACCTGCCGACACTGCGCTCAAAGATGGTGAACTCGATCTTCAGGCCTTCGTGGCTGCTCACGAATTCGAAATACGCGCTCTAGAACAAAGTATGGCAACGTCCAAGGCCATAGGTAGCAGTCGTGCCTTTCAGAAAGTTCCCCGGGGCTTACGCCGTCGCACGGCGAGCCACAACCCCAAGCGGGTGCCTCGTCGACTGAGGAAGCGCGCAGTAAAAGAGATGAAGGATGACAACACCCCGGTAGTGGAAGCGAGACGGAGAAAGCCCAGGACAACAAGAGCGAGGATACGAGCCGAGACAGCACGAAAGTTAGGGATCTTGGCGATGAGGAAGCGCAAGGCTAGTCTGGTGAAGGCCAAAAGGGACGGTGACATAGACATGGAAAAATCATTGGCTGTTGTAGGACGGGCACCGAGACCAAAGATCCGGCGAAACGAACTCAACGAACCTCCGAAACCCAAGGCCAAGTTCTACAAGCGACAAATGAACAAGACCTGGTTACCGACTCACTCATGGCATGCGAAAAGGGCAAGAATGACCAATCCATTGGAACCTCTATGGCGGTTCGCCATACCATTGACGCCGAATGAAAAGATTCATCGGCCAACCCATCGAGCACAAGGTGACAGAGGAGCAGTCATCTGGGAGACGAGCTATATGAGCACGATTGGCTTGTTCGGCAATCGTGCTGGAATCGAACGCGTTTTAAAACGAATAGGTGTTGTCCAGGATTCATGTTGGAATAACAAGGGAGCTAAATGGAGGCTTGGAAGTAGGACGTGGACCGGGGTTTTGAGTAGGGCCATGAATGGAGGACAGCCAAATCACGATGATCGACAAGTTATTGGACCATGCACTATATTATGGAATCCCGAGTTATCCACAGCCGAACCAAACCAAGAACCCAAGAAGCAACAGAGACAAGTGTTCTTAAGGATACACCCATCGGCCTTTCTTGAACTTTTTAACGAACTATTGTCATTAACAAGACAGGAAACCCCTCGACTTTATATTGAGGACCTCCGATTTGAAATAGGTAGTATCGATCTGTCCGGTCCGGGTTCAACAGAATCCCTTTTGGCCGTGTTGCATCCCTATATCCAGAAAGACGAGACCGAGAATAAACACGCAGAGATGTTTAAAGGACTGGCAGGGCTAACCAATGCGGCTACCCTACCTGTAGGTACCGTACTGAGTTTGTCAGTGCAGGATCCTCGCTTTCATTATCCCCCGAAGCGCATTGAGGTCCCTGAGGATAACGATGCACAATTGCGATTGCTCGAAAAGATTGCGGCCTGGCCAGCAGAGGAGGGTTTAAAGCCATATGCCATTTTTGATCGAGACGTTCGCCATCGCGCGTCTCTTCTTCCGTCACAGAAACAAGTCGATAGacggaaaaggaaaaagatgCCTGGCACACCTCTAAAACCAATACAAACCGACCCTCCCATCCCTATCACTCTCCTCACCTCACGTACGGGCACCGGTACCCAAACACAAGGCACATGGACCTTACTTGCCCCTTGGAAGTGTATACAGCATATCTGGTACTGCTTAGTGCATTACCCCCTTTCTTCAGGGGGCAACCCGCGCTTTGCAGGTCTGGACGAGATTCGTCAGGTCGCCTTCGAACGAGGTCAGCCTTGGTTTCCAGGAGATTTCCCCGGGACCAAGGCAGGTGCTGATTGGGAGCTTGAAGAGCGGCGCAAAAGGAAGGCGGCTTGGGAGAGGCGGCCAAAGAGTAAGAGAACAGTCTGGGAATCTCTCGATCTGGGTGGAGGGAGGAAAGGTGAGGTTGGAGACGGCTTCGCTAGCGATTTTGAGATGCTGTTTGGTCCTGCGGGTGCACCGAAAAGCGAAGAGAGTCACGGACAAGATGCCATGGATGTTGATAACGACGAGTCAGCGGAGTCAACACAAGCACTTGAGCAGCAAAAAGAGCCGCGCATGTACCAACTCCGTCAGATTTCCAAAGATGCTTTCTCCCAAGCCGTTAGATCTCCTACACCACCTTCAGTACCCACAAACGCCCTTCTAGGTGTCCGCATATCTCTTGTCTCTCGGGGCACAGTCACACCCTGTGCTCGCATCTACCGCCTCCCCTCCCGGCCGGTACCAGCACCTCAATCCTCTGAAACCGAAGTACCAGCCACCATCCCTCCTGAATCAttatcatcttcttctctcccacATGATCTTCGTTCACAGTGGCTTTCCCAGGCACCTTCCTCTACTACAAGCAAGGGAAAGCCGTCAAGGACTTCAGGCCCTCACGACTTGGAATCTTTGAAGCGTCAACTTGCTGCTGAACTCCTCGCCAGACCTTCACCTCTCCCATCCCTGGCAGCCAACAAGTCTGATATGAACGGACATCCCCTCGTACCAAATGCCGAGGACCTGATTGGCTTTGTGACTACTGGATCTTTCAGTCTCAGTGAAGGGCATGGCATGGCCATTGGCTCTGTTGCCGTTCAAAATGTCCTAGAAGATGTTAAAAAGGATGCGAGGGAAGGAAGGTATTGCATCGTGCGCAACGCGGGTGAAAGCATTGGATGGCTTGCGAAATGGGAAGTCGTTTGA
- a CDS encoding hypothetical protein (BUSCO:9693at5125), with product MNDYNSPANDAFSPQQERGRSGSMMSLGYIPTNTQGPPSDNGGAAVDDAMNKSQNPDGDSTSPTQPAGPSVANSEQLKQVSDVLSSEIGIVTLLNRLKQSIASAKEFALFLKKRSSLEEDHANGIRKLTRTTQEVMRRPDHRQGTFGSAYEAMASTHERMAENGIEFSKELHQMHDELMELAGVAERSRKSWKQNGLSAENKVAEMEQTMRKSKAKYDSLADDYERVKTGESRQSGKMFGLKGHKSAQQHEGELLKKVQAADSTYHGHVQALQAEKAQLVSTTRPEAIRALQDSIKEIDAGISLQMQKFASFNERLLLSNGLSVSPIHGPGGQGSSSQRSLRQAASSIDNEKDLNDYVTAQHRSVPANTGEVEYKRNPVLNPPNSSGHVPGGPVQQPATVQSPVSQTPPQGGFSGPQPLGPGSRTSTLGLGPITGITGDSSFSSDDPRPFSQPHNRSFSQGNMPLQQGGPTPTSGQQFPGRGPNQQTPGQRYGNGGSVSSTGPPQLGALPFQPSGSPSQQTGPHQPPHERTGSGANMGHGPPGAGRSPPPYGASSHPPPASGPSGPSKPVFGLPLSRLYERDSLAVPMVVHQCIQAVDMYGLNVEGIYRQSGSMAHIQKLKNMFDTESSSPALDFRNPENFYHDVNSVTGLLKQFFRDLPDPLLTLEYHDSFIAAAKHEDDTLRRDSLHAIINSLPDPNYATLRALTLHLWRVMDSSHVNRMNCHNLAVIFGPTLMGTDPSTAIADAGWQIKAIDTILQNTLQIFDED from the exons ATGAACGACTACAATTCGCCGGCGAACGACGCCTTCTCTCCCCAGCAGGAACGCGGAAGGTCAGGCAGCATGATGTCCTTGGGCTATATTCCAACAAATACTCAGGGTCCTCCGTCAGACAACGGTGGCGCTGCTGTTGACGATGCCATGAACAAATCCCAGAACCCAGATGGCGATAGCACTTCTCCTACACAACCGGCCGGTCCATCTGTTGCGAATTCCGAACAGCTCAAACAAGTTTCAGATGTCTTGTCCTCTGAG ATCGGTATTGTTACTCTGCTAAATCGTCTCAAGCAGAGCATAGCTTCAGCAAAA GAATTCGCATTGTTTCTCAAGAAGCGATCCAGTCTCGAAGAAGACCATGCCAATGGCATTAGGAAGCTCACGCGTACGACTCAAGAGGTCATGCGCCGACCTGACCACCGCCAAGGCACGTTTGGTAGCGCATACGAAGCAATGGCGAGTACCCACGAACGCATGGCCGAGAACGGAATTGAGTTTTCGAAGGAGTTGCACCAAATGCACGATGAGCTTATGGAGCTCGCCGGTGTTGCGGAACGCAGCCGCAAGTCGTGGAAGCAAAATGGCCTGTCCGCCGAGAATAAGGTTGCGGAGATGGAACAGACTATGCGTAAGAGCAAGGCCAAGTACGACTCTCTCGCCGACGATTACGAGCGAGTTAAGACAGGCGAGTCGCGCCAGAGCGGCAAGATGTTCGGCCTCAAAGGTCACAAATCTGCTCAGCAACACGAGGGCGAGTTGCTGAAGAAGGTTCAGGCGGCCGATTCTACATATCACGGACATGTCCAAGCGTTGCAGGCTGAGAAGGCCCAGCTCGTTTCGACGACACGTCCAGAAGCCATCCGAGCCCTGCAGGACTCCATCAAGGAGATTGACGCTGGTATCTCTTTACAGATGCAGAAGTTTG CCTCCTTCAACGAACGTTTGCTATTAAGCAACGGTCTGAGCGTGAGCCCTATTCACGGCCCCGGAGGTCAGGGCAGCAGTTCTCAACGTAGCCTACGACAGGCCGCTTCGTCAATCGATAATGAGAAAGACTTGAATGATTATGTCACAGCGCAGCACAGAAGCGTACCCGCCAACACTGGCGAGGTTGAGTACAAGCGCAACCCA GTTCTCAACCCCCCAAACTCAAGCGGTCATGTGCCAGGTGGTCCCGTTCAGCAACCTGCCACCGTGCAATCGCCTGTATCACAGACACCACCTCAAGGGGGCTTCTCTGGGCCCCAGCCCCTTGGCCCGGGATCAAGAACCAGTACTCTGGGTCTTGGCCCCATAACTGGTATTACTGGtgattcttctttttcttctgacGACCCGCGCCCATTCTCGCAGCCTCATAACAGGAGCTTCAGCCAAGGAAACATGCCACTGCAGCAGGGCGGCCCCACGCCCACATCTGGACAACAGTTTCCAGGCCGCGGCCCTAATCAGCAAACACCTGGTCAGAGATATGGCAACGGCGGTTCCGTCAGCTCAACTGGTCCACCACAGCTGGGCGCACTACCCTTCCAGCCGAGTGGCTCTCCTTCTCAACAGACTGGCCCTCATCAACCACCTCACGAACGTACGGGTAGTGGTGCGAATATGGGCCATGGACCGCCGGGTGCTGGACGATCACCGCCTCCTTACGGGGCGTCTAGTCACCCCCCACCTGCTTCTGGGCCTTCCGGGCCTTCGAAGCCGGTGTTTGGCCTGCCACTGAGTCGCCTTTATGAGCGGGACAGTCTAGCTGTACCAATGGTGGTCCACCAGTGTATCCAGGCAGTAGATATGTACGGCCTTAATGTGGAGGGTATCTACCGGCAATCTGGATCTATGGCTCACATTCAGAAACTCAAGAACATGTTCGACACAG AGTCTTCCAGCCCAGCTCTCGACTTTAGGAACCCCGAGAACTTCTATCATGATGTCAACAGTGTCACCGGTCTACTGAAGCAGTTCTTCCGGGATCTCCCTGACCCTCTGCTCACTCTCGAGTATCACGATAGTTTTATCGCTGCTGCCA AGCACGAAGACGATACACTTCGCCGTGATTCTCTTCACGCTATTATCAACAGTCTGCCTGATCCCAACTACGCTACTCTCCGCGCCCTTACCCTTCACCTCTGGAGAGTTATGGACAGCAGCCATGTGAACCGTATGAACTGTCATAATCTCGCTGTCATTTTTGGTCCTACACTCATGGGTACTGATCCCAGCACCGCCATTGCCGATGCGGGCTGGCAAATCAAGGCCATCGACACCATCCTGCAGAACACACTGCAGATCTTTGACGAGGATTAG
- a CDS encoding hypothetical protein (BUSCO:38496at5125), producing MGFLKPEVGKARKPKFDLHLKIYDLNNVPLVSGQSFVKWHLSHSMTAEHRGRTQKCPIANHRVDYSFVTAVPGIRISIDRNNHLAECPMEFEVVQEFGIAEKVTLGVVRLNLSEYVEESEAFVKDVASPGRMRSGSFGVNPHGTGTSRPRRDSDVVEDGIVRRYLMQESKVNSTLKISILMVQVDGERSYVAPPLKTAPVFGGIGGIMGEAIEDEAGPIAAAVPNLSKPRDAAELQDLYRSVLTASWCRQPEEHSAEEVIDDIFNGGNGWKTKPHNASPVTDGDDDDDDIGHRGTVRTRDVRRITHNLLHPHIHGHNHRSPSRHRSNNGPNGSSHRRTPSNSSDKSFSTVTVTPSNRRKGVRIHERHLDHARSMASMTSTMTLDSDPMREANYKGAREVKEDDMRNDLVAWRLPGDQVM from the exons ATGGGCTTTCTCAAACCTGAAGTCGGCAAGGCGCGAAAG CCAAAATTCGACCTTCATCTCAAG ATATACGACCTCAATAACGTACCACTCGTTTCCGGTCAATCATTCGTCAAATGGCACCTTTCCCATTCCATGACCGCGGAACACCGCGGTCGCACTCAGAAGTGTCCAATCGCCAACCACAGGGTCGACTACAGCTTTGTTACTGCGGTCCCCGGCATTCGCATATCAATAGACCGCAACAACCACCTTGCCGAGTGTCCTATGGAATTTGAGGTTGTTCAGGAGTTTGGTATAGCCGAAAAAGTCACGCTCGGTGTCGTTCGCCTCAATCTTAGTGAATACGTCGAAGAGAGCGAGGCCTTTGTCAAGGATGTCGCGTCGCCTGGTCGCATGCGTAGCGGTAGTTTTGGTGTCAACCCACATGGCACCGGGACATCACGACCTCGCCGTGATTCAGacgttgttgaagatggcatTGTGAGGAGATATCTCATGCAAGAAAGTAAAGTCAACAGTACCTTGAAAATCAGCATTCTCATGGTTCAAGTCGATGGTGAACGCAGTTATGTAGCGCCGCCTCTCAAGACAGCCCCTGTGTTTGGTGGTATTGGCGGCATCATGGGCGAGGCGATAGAAGACGAAGCTGGAC CCATAGCTGCTGCAGTACCTAACTTATCAAAACCACGCGACGCTGCCGAGCTTCAGGACCTCTACCGGAGTGTCCTCACTGCTTCATGGTGCCGTCAACCCGAGGAGCATTCCGCAGAGGAAGTCATCGACGACATCTTTAATGGCGGCAACGGCTGGAAAACGAAGCCACACAATGCCTCGCCCGTCACGGATGgggatgacgacgacgacgatattGGCCACCGCGGTACCGTTCGAACCCGTGACGTCCGTCGCATAACTCACAATCTCCTCCATCCTCATATTCACGGCCATAACCATCGATCACCGTCACGCCACCGGTCTAACAACGGTCCAAATGGCTCCTCACATAGGCGTACACCAAGTAATTCAAGCGACAAAAGCTTTTCTACCGTCACAGTCACACCGTCCAACCGACGCAAGGGAGTTCGCATTCACGAGCGTCATCTTGACCATGCACGCAGTATGGCGAGTATGACGTCCACCAT
- a CDS encoding hypothetical protein (BUSCO:52301at5125) has product MAASGLIDPTKMGNYPVILGDALLGKTSNEIFTGIQYNHKPTLSSDQAPNSARIKPSVPGKTTSYDLTYTDNDEKYAFTGTRNTESGQYVLYFDPSREAFILDIVDSTFKMNVTRLPNSDPESLRRQFPHIDSSVSKTSAKAERNNTDTDKPMTKARAKPSTQKKEVKRKTEKKQAPKNVALSLPVPMPAQQQKPAEPKKRTPVPEEEEEDDDDDGGLLVENPGADTNTARRTDFSPAFPSFRRFDEFMDQRESEGDDADGEEDDEPDEFKLPSPVNNRSHYETGPDPMDVDEEEEAEEEEPELDLAKELEDAFENFENSQQESPGGDESEISEED; this is encoded by the exons ATGGCAGCGTCTGGCCTCATTGACCCGACAAAGATGGGTAACTATCCCGTTATCCTTGGTGACGCACTCTTGGGTAAAACCTCAAATGAAATCTTTACCGGCATACAAT ACAACCACAAACCTACTCTCTCGTCAGACCAAGCCCCAAATTCGGCCCGCATAAAACCCTCGGTGCCTGGCAAAACAACCTCATACGACCTCACCTATACCGATAACGACGAGAAGTATGCCTTTACAGGCACAAGAAATACCGAAAGCGGCCAATATGTCCTTTACTTTGATCCTAGTCGGGAGGCCTTCATTCTCGACATCGTCGATTCCACCTTCAAGATGAACGTCACTCGACTGCCTAATAGCGATCCCGAAAGTCTACGTCGACAATTCCCACACATCGATAGCAGCGTGTCAAAAACCAGCGCCAAGGCAGAAAGGAACAACACGGACACAGATAAGCCCATGACAAAGGCACGCGCCAAACCATCTACTcagaagaaagaagtcaAGCGCAAAACTGAGAAGAAGCAGGCGCCCAAGAATGTCGCGCTCTCACTCCCTGTGCCAATGCCCGCTCAGCAGCAGAAGCCTGCCGAACCTAAGAAGCGTACGCCAGTTcccgaagaagaggaggaggatgatgacgatgacggtGGTCTTTTGGTGGAGAACCCTGGCGCCGACACCAACACGGCACGTAGAACCGACTTCTCCCCGgcctttccttctttccgCCGATTTGACGAGTTTATGGACCAGCGCGAATCCGAGGGGGATGACGCTGATGgtgaagaggatgacgagCCCGACGAGTTCAAGTTGCCAAGTCCCGTCAACAACCGTAGCCATTATGAAACGGGACCCGACCCTATGGACgtagatgaagaagaggaagctgaagaggaagagccCGAGTTGGATCTTGCAAAGGAGCTCGAGGATGCATTTGAAAACTTTGAGAACAGCCAACAGGAGAGCCCCGGTGGCGACGAGAGTGAGATCAGTGAAGAAGACTAA
- a CDS encoding hypothetical protein (BUSCO:22514at5125), with protein MIATALRQSPIVAVDMANSTTTTTTPSMTTSVSPGVSNGADTNTGATAPELNDLDYFVNVLQLQDGRTENQIEDALVSKANALGISSAPVADKRNTSSVESASTAYHARTFSMLSGGSTSTALTAHSSLFGPPTPDPAPSSGRQSNDLNFGQYDRYLSVIDPHHNHPKTTRQSLSPADPPPSIFSGKTKRSLFSVKSGFKLRWKKRSPQPIQVVLTCVSCRADFKSSKSLHSVSCGHTYCDNCLRSLIHAAMSDESSMPPRCCAQPLPGSVIRDLLSRDAQQEFLKAIVQYSTPWQARVFCSNPSCGEFIPPRQKLDPKYPSNVTCRKCNTRVCLMCKRNAHPTGKDCPEDWELDQFIKTGDRAGWKRCYKCQNLVPQEKGSSHMTCKCKAQFCYTCGGVWDSTSGCPSSCGQEKEMERRRKEEQVQLAEYEEEKAMQESAAAAASAERLEAERRTHNNEDFSNIAKTQKQELARFLEFFEEGREHMRSRFVEQKKAMLQRHVEDEEQMMEKHAKAISQLEDRQVAAEMDLRNTLEASARSVNIRLKHMEAYCDGLGRGSGSSSPDSASTQPQRVVTERDLRELGQQYNIRDGMERSHQAKINVMRDRQARRMEELIDRQETEHENLLNQNRDELDELAAQVAHEEEMLASTFSSRKAKLVRRWELSIEILRKELEAQNGVKYAPVPTPTWPEDKAQVPTPPSESNCGFVLNNA; from the exons ATGATCGCGACAGCCCTTCGCCAGAGTCCGATCGTCGCTGTCGACATGGCTAACtccaccacaaccacaacaacGCCTTCCATGACCACAAGCGTTAGCCCTGGCGTCAGCAATGGCGCAGACACTAACACAGGTGCCACAGCTCCCGAGCTAAACGACTTGGATTACTTCGTCAATGTTCTGCAATTACAGGATGGCCGAACAGAGAACCAGATCGAGGATGCTCTTGTGTCTAAAGCAAATGCCCTCGGCATCTCGAGTGCACCAGTCGCTGACAAACGCAACACATCGAGCGTCGAGTCGGCTTCCACGGCCTACCATGCGCGGACGTTCTCCATGCTTTCCGGCGGTTCAACGAGTACCGCCTTGACGGCACACTCGTCATTGTTTGGTCCACCTACACCTGACCCAGCGCCATCGAGTGGTCGTCAATCCAATGATCTAAATTTCGGTCAATACGATCGATATCTGTCCGTGATCGATCCTCATCATAATCACCCAAAAACTACAAGACAATCGCTTTCGCCTGCCGACCCCCCTCCAAGCATTTTTAGCGGTAAGACGAAGCGTAGTCTGTTCAGTGTCAAATCAGGTTTCAAATTGCGATGGAAAAAGAGGTCCCCTCAGCCAATTCAGGTCGTTCT GACCTGCGTGAGCTGCCGTGCCGATTTCAAGAGCTCGAAATCACTACACAGTGTTTCATGCGGCCACACCTATTGCGATAATTGCTTAAGATCACTCATTCATGCGGCCATGTCTGATGAATCTAGCATGCCTCCAAGATGCTGTGCCCAGCCGCTACCCGGCTCAGTGATAAGGGATCTGCTTAGCCGCGATGCTCAACAGGAATTCTTGAAGGCTATCGTCCAGTACAGCACACCCTGGCAAGCGAGGGTATTTTGTTCGAATCCCTCCTGCGGCGAGTTCATTCCACCGCGTCAAAAACTAGACCCCAAATACCCATCCAATGTCACATGCCGCAAATGCAACACTCGAGTTTGTCTTATGTGCAAACGTAACGCTCATCCTACGGGAAAGGACTGCCCTGAGGATTGGGAACTTGATCAGTTTATCAAAACAGGGGACAGGGCCGGTTGGAAAAGGTGCTACAAGTGTCAAAATTTGGTTCCACAAGAAAAGGGGAGCTCACACATGACTTGCAAGTGCAAAGCCCAATTTTGCTATACCTGCGGCGGTGTGTGGGATTCTACTTCCGGATGCCCCAGCAGTTGTggacaagagaaagagatggaGCGAAGGAGAAAGGAGGAGCAGGTTCAGTTGGCTGAGtatgaggaagagaaagcTATGCAAGAGTCAGCTGCGGCGGCAGCCTCAGCCGAAAGACTCGAGGCCGAGCGACGGACTCACAACAATGAGGACTTCTCTAACATTGCCAAGACGCAAAAGCAAGAGTTGGCCCGTTTCCTCGAATTTTTCGAAGAAGGTAGAGAGCATATGCGGTCCCGATTCGTCGAGCAAAAGAAGGCGATGTTACAACGGCATGTGGAGGACGAGGAACAGATGATGGAAAAGCATGCCAAAGCGATTAGTCAGTTGGAAGACCGGCAAGTGGCTGCTGAGATGGACCTCCGAAATACCTTAGAAGCAAGTGCCCGCAGTGTTAATATTCGACTGAAGCACATGGAAGCTTACTGCGACGGTCTGGGACGCGGCAGTGGAAGTTCAAGCCCAGACTCGGCAAGTACTCAGCCTCAGCGTGTGGTTACAGAACGTGATCTTCGCGAACTGGGCCAACAGTACAACATCCGCGATGGCATGGAAAGGTCACATCAAGCCAAGATCAACGTCATGAGAGACCGCCAGGCCAGACGCATGGAAGAGCTCATCGACCGACAAGAGACCGAGCACGAGAATCTCCTCAACCAGAACCGTGATGAACTCGACGAGTTGGCGGCCCAAGTGGCACACGAGGAAGAAATGCTGGCCAGCACCTTTTCGTCACGGAAGGCTAAGCTTGTACGTCGATGGGAATTGTCTATCGAGATCCTTCGTAAGGAGCTTGAAGCTCAAAACGGCGTCAAGTACGCACCCGTTCCTACACCAACATGGCCTGAAGATAAAGCACAGGTTCCCACCCCACCGAGCGAGAGCAATTGTGGCTTTGTCTTAAACAATGCATAG